A genomic stretch from Triplophysa dalaica isolate WHDGS20190420 chromosome 4, ASM1584641v1, whole genome shotgun sequence includes:
- the c4hxorf58 gene encoding uncharacterized protein CXorf58 homolog isoform X1, which yields MILIRSFQMEMYEISAKRIQAYWRSHRNRRLFKLLVNTVRSAEGCLTPATLRQLSPREAELLKDPSLKYRLRFRFAGPHFPPSLVFKIFHIGVGGYYLSGKKLFTPSNQATADTGRMMGARTFMDFISVDEIQRQSGAITEVQDVISVKDFMQYSSHLDELPACLGGRENSWRFLSQEVLLRNITRENIKSETTGSVAAHLKKGRSWGQLTFSHFSRQQLSQRSLPVSSRRSARVKSSAARRRRLYIASEAERNQVLEEERHLDNIHNNNTDKQKSTAKKYDIKIVLPSVETEDYDDSSSESEWEEEAEKLCNWSKQLNLDDIDALECVDG from the exons atgattttaattcGCTCATTTCAAATGGAGATGTATGAGATTTCTGCCAAAAGAATTCAGGCATACTGGAGATCACATAGAAACAGAAGACTCTTCAAACTCCTTGTGAATACAGTACGCTCAGCA gaggGGTGTCTTACACCAGCCACCCTGCGTCAGCTGAGCCCGAGAGAAGCCGAGCTTCTGAAAGACCCCAGTCTTAAATACAGGCTCAGATTCAG GTTTGCAGGACCTCATTTTCCACCTTCTTTGGTGTTCAAGATTTTCCACATTGGTGTTGGAGGATATTATCTCTCTGGCAAAAAACTCTTCACTCCCTCCAACCAG GCCACAGCAGACACGGGCAGAATGATGGGAGCTAGAACATTCATGGATTTCATCTCAGTGGACGAGATTCAAAGGCAGAGCGGAGCCATTACTGAAGTACAAGATGTCATCAGTGTGAAAGACTTTATGCAG TATTCAAGCCACCTGGATGAGCTTCCCGCTTGTCTAGGCGGTCGGGAAAACAGCTGGAGGTTTCTGTCTCAAGAGGTCTTGTTACGGAATATTACCAGGGAGAATATCAAATCAGAAACGACAGGTTCTGTTGCAGCACATCTAAAGAAAGGGCGGTCGTGGGGACAACTCACCTTCTCTCATTTCTCCAGACAGCAGCTCTCTCAGAG ATCTTTGCCAGTGTCCTCACGGCGCTCTGCTCGAGTTAAGAGCTCTGCAGCTCGCAGGAGGCGCCTCTACATCGCGAGCGAGGCAGAGAGA AATCAGGTCTTAGAAGAAGAGAGGCATTTGGACAACATTCATAACAATAACACGGATAAACAGAAGAGCACTGCTAAGAAATACGACATCAAGATTGTTCTTCCATCAGTTGAGACTGAAGATTATGATGACAGCTCATCTGAGTCTGAATGGGAGGAAGAGGCTGAAAAACTCTGTAACTGGTCGAAACAACTGAACTTAGATGATATTGATGCTCTTGAATGTGTAGATGGATAA
- the c4hxorf58 gene encoding uncharacterized protein CXorf58 homolog isoform X2, producing the protein MYEISAKRIQAYWRSHRNRRLFKLLVNTVRSAEGCLTPATLRQLSPREAELLKDPSLKYRLRFRFAGPHFPPSLVFKIFHIGVGGYYLSGKKLFTPSNQATADTGRMMGARTFMDFISVDEIQRQSGAITEVQDVISVKDFMQYSSHLDELPACLGGRENSWRFLSQEVLLRNITRENIKSETTGSVAAHLKKGRSWGQLTFSHFSRQQLSQRSLPVSSRRSARVKSSAARRRRLYIASEAERNQVLEEERHLDNIHNNNTDKQKSTAKKYDIKIVLPSVETEDYDDSSSESEWEEEAEKLCNWSKQLNLDDIDALECVDG; encoded by the exons ATGTATGAGATTTCTGCCAAAAGAATTCAGGCATACTGGAGATCACATAGAAACAGAAGACTCTTCAAACTCCTTGTGAATACAGTACGCTCAGCA gaggGGTGTCTTACACCAGCCACCCTGCGTCAGCTGAGCCCGAGAGAAGCCGAGCTTCTGAAAGACCCCAGTCTTAAATACAGGCTCAGATTCAG GTTTGCAGGACCTCATTTTCCACCTTCTTTGGTGTTCAAGATTTTCCACATTGGTGTTGGAGGATATTATCTCTCTGGCAAAAAACTCTTCACTCCCTCCAACCAG GCCACAGCAGACACGGGCAGAATGATGGGAGCTAGAACATTCATGGATTTCATCTCAGTGGACGAGATTCAAAGGCAGAGCGGAGCCATTACTGAAGTACAAGATGTCATCAGTGTGAAAGACTTTATGCAG TATTCAAGCCACCTGGATGAGCTTCCCGCTTGTCTAGGCGGTCGGGAAAACAGCTGGAGGTTTCTGTCTCAAGAGGTCTTGTTACGGAATATTACCAGGGAGAATATCAAATCAGAAACGACAGGTTCTGTTGCAGCACATCTAAAGAAAGGGCGGTCGTGGGGACAACTCACCTTCTCTCATTTCTCCAGACAGCAGCTCTCTCAGAG ATCTTTGCCAGTGTCCTCACGGCGCTCTGCTCGAGTTAAGAGCTCTGCAGCTCGCAGGAGGCGCCTCTACATCGCGAGCGAGGCAGAGAGA AATCAGGTCTTAGAAGAAGAGAGGCATTTGGACAACATTCATAACAATAACACGGATAAACAGAAGAGCACTGCTAAGAAATACGACATCAAGATTGTTCTTCCATCAGTTGAGACTGAAGATTATGATGACAGCTCATCTGAGTCTGAATGGGAGGAAGAGGCTGAAAAACTCTGTAACTGGTCGAAACAACTGAACTTAGATGATATTGATGCTCTTGAATGTGTAGATGGATAA
- the LOC130419547 gene encoding zinc finger Y-chromosomal protein 1: MAEEVTRLALRSQEPKIILHGSDDGGAGEEEYVVELQETVLVSEVEGEGVSVQGFSSDELVIQDAVEDVVAEYVHCDDDEGVAVETCVMSLEGEEEEEDGVAMTEMTEDVLVAEGREQDELDQEHDSDSCGDYLMISLDDAGKMVSGDGEEVTVEGAIDDQEVEKDEDGQEVIKVYIFKADSGEDDLGETVDLDESDTVALAEPVVRPLREKTVYMSMGDGHHTQTEGGSKVSDEVYMEVVVGGEEPVSHDRAYDSTALSKDFMPVAWAAAYGAADHEGCENRNGAASALLHIDESDSLDKLNRQHGKNKRRTEPRQVQTAIIIGPYGQPLTVYPCMLCGKKFKSRGFLKRHTRNHHQEVLTRKKYQCTDCDFTTNKKASFHNHMEVHTLSNKAPFECETCGKEFHQQAALFSHRLQHHHREQKAPTAIASPLPPSAANKTHKCKFCDYETAEQGLLNRHLLAVHSKSFPHICVECGKGFRHPSELKKHMRTHTGEKPYTCMYCDYKSADSSNLKTHVKTKHSRELPFRCERCGQTFSEEEELTQHAATHEDARGHQCSHCDHRSSNSSDLKRHIISVHTKDYPHKCAICGKGFHRPSELKKHSASHKAKKLHQCRHCNFKIADPFILSRHILSVHTKEQQQPQQPASPTPAAQPQPPTIEKAAPKRTIGAAQLAAGGAVVKKGGGGKGPRERRVYQCQYCDYSTGDASGFKRHVISIHTKDYPHRCQYCSKGFRRPSEKNQHIMRHHKDVVPAE, encoded by the exons ATGGCTGAGGAGGTCACGAGGCTTGCGCTCCGCTCCCAAGAGCCAAAGATAATACTGCATGGCTCAG ACGATGGAGGTGCAGGGGAGGAGGAGTACGTGGTGGAGCTCCAGGAGACAGTGCTGGTGTCTGAGGTGGAGGGGGAGGGGGTGTCCGTGCAGGGCTTCTCCTCAGATGAGCTCGTGATCCAGGATGCAGTGGAGGACGTGGTCGCTGAGTATGTGCACTGCGATGACGACGAGGGTGTTGCCGTGGAGACCTGTGTGATGTCACTGGAGGgcgaggaggaagaggaagacgGCGTTGCCATGACAGAGATGACAGAGGATGTTTTGGTGGCAGAGGGGAGAGAGCAAGATGAGCTGGACCAAGAACACGACTCTGACAGCTGTGGAGACTACCTGATGATCTCAT TGGATGATGCTGGTAAAATGGTGTCGGGAGATGGAGAGGAGGTGACAGTGGAGGGAGCAATAGATGATCAGGAGGTGGAGAAAGATGAGGATGGACAGGAAGTGATCAAAGTTTACATCTTTAAAGCAGACTCAGGGGAAGATGATCTTG GTGAGACAGTGGACCTGGATGAGAGTGATACAGTGGCTTTGGCTGAACCTGTCGTACGGCCGCTGAGAGAGAAGACGGTCTACATGTCGATGGGAGACGGccatcacacacaaacagaag gAGGGTCGAAGGTCTCAGATGAGGTCTATATGGAGGTGGTGGTTGGCGGGGAGGAGCCGGTGTCTCATGACAGAGCGTATGACAGCACCGCACTGAGCAAAGACTTCATGCCTGTAGCATGGGCCGCTGCTTACG GTGCGGCTGATCATGAGGGTTGTGAGAATCGTAACGGTGCGGCGAGTGCATTGCTGCACATAGACGAGTCGGATTCACTGGACAAACTGAACCGGCAGCACGGCAAAAACAAGAGGAGAACCGAACCACGACAGGTCCAGACAG CAATCATCATTGGTCCATATGGACAACCTCTCACCGTCTACCCCTGCATGCTGTGCGGTAAGAAATTCAAATCCCGCGGCTTTCTGAAGCGGCACACTCGCAACCACCATCAGGAAGTCTTGACTCGCAAAAAGTACCAGTGCACTGACTGCGACTTCACCACCAATAAAAAAGCCAGCTTCCACAACCACATGGAGGTTCACACGCTCAGTAACAAAGCCCCCTTTGAATGCGAAACCTGCGGAAAAGAGTTCCACCAGCAAGCGGCATTGTTCTCTCATCGTCTTCAACACCATCACCGGGAACAGAAAGCACCCACGGCCATCGCTTCCCCCCTCCCTCCTTCTGCCGCCAACAAGACGCACAAATGCAAGTTTTGCGATTACGAGACTGCGGAGCAGGGATTGCTCAATCGCCACCTGCTGGCCGTTCACAGTAAGAGTTTCCCACACATCTGCGTGGAATGCGGCAAGGGTTTCCGCCATCCGTCGGAATTAAAGAAACACATGCGGACGCATACGGGCGAGAAGCCGTACACGTGCATGTACTGCGATTACAAATCGGCGGACTCTTCCAACCTCAAGACGCACGTGAAAACGAAGCACAGCCGCGAACTCCCGTTCCGTTGCGAGCGCTGCGGCCAGACCTTCAGCGAGGAGGAGGAGTTGACGCAGCACGCTGCCACGCACGAGGACGCTCGAGGACACCAGTGCAGCCATTGTGACCATCGCAGTTCCAACTCCAGCGATCTTAAACGGCACATAATTTCCGTGCACACCAAGGACTACCCGCACAAATGCGCCATCTGCGGGAAAGGCTTCCATCGGCCATCCGAGCTTAAGAAACACTCAGCTTCTCACAAAGCCAAGAAACTGCACCAGTGTCGACACTGCAATTTCAAGATCGCCGATCCCTTCATCCTCAGCCGCCACATCCTCTCTGTGCACACCAAGGAACAGCAGCAACCGCAGCAGCCCGCATCGCCAACGCCGGCGGCTCAGCCGCAGCCCCCGACTATAGAAAAGGCTGCCCCCAAGAGGACTATAGGGGCAGCCCAACTGGCGGCGGGCGGCGCTGTGGTAAAGAAGGGTGGTGGGGGCAAGGGCCCACGGGAAAGGAGGGTGTATCAGTGTCAGTATTGCGACTACAGCACTGGAGATGCGTCTGGATTTAAGAGACACGTCATTTCTATTCACACTAAAGACTATCCTCATCGCTGTCAGTACTGTTCTAAGGGCTTCCGGAGACCTTCTGAGAAAAACCAGCACATTATGAGACACCATAAAGacgtggtgcctgcagaatga
- the zgc:153704 gene encoding lipocalin-like, translating into MATALFGLMGVLLCTLAVSIEVTPQTDFDFQGVAGKWYLIGFATNAEWFVVRKANMKTGVAMLTPNDDGDLEMAYSSLNPDGTCWRMTHVAQKTNIPGQFTFYSDRQETVNDMRVVDVKYDEYAVIHTIKTKDDSITILNKLYGRTQDLGQDVLDRFTEFSLEQGILPENIAVLPKNDECP; encoded by the exons ATGGCAACTGCCCTCTTTGGATTGATGGGAGTTTTGCTCTGCACCCTTGCCGTTAGTATTGAGGTCACACCTCAGACCGACTTCGACTTCCAGGGG GTAGCTGGGAAATGGTACCTGATTGGTTTTGCTACCAACGCAGAGTGGTTTGTCGTCCGTAAAGCAAACATGAAGACGGGTGTCGCCATGCTGACACCAAACGACGATGGAGACCTAGAGATGGCATATTCCAGTCTGAA TCCTGATGGCACATGCTGGAGAATGACCCATGTGGCACAGAAGACGAATATTCCGGGGCAATTCACCTTCTACAGTGACC GCCAGGAAACTGTAAATGACATGCGTGTTGTGGATGTAAAGTATGATGAATATGCTGTGATCCACACCATCAAGACCAAAGACGATTCAATAACTATTCTGAACAAACTCTACG GCCGAACACAAGACCTGGGCCAGGACGTCCTGGACAGATTCACTGAGTTCTCTCTGGAACAAGGCATTCTACCCGAGAACATTGCTGTCCTGcctaaaaatg ACGAGTGCCCTTGA
- the LOC130419552 gene encoding cystatin-B-like, whose protein sequence is MARKMVGGTSEVKQATEEVQKICDEVKPQVEEKVGKKFDVFKSKSFTTQVVAGTNYFVKVHVGADEYIHLRVHKSLPHSGGKLELHSVQTSKAHQDPLEYF, encoded by the exons ATGGCTCGAAAAATGGTCGGAGGAACATCTGAGGTGAAGCAGGCGACTGAGGAGGTGCAGAAGATTTGTGATGAG GTTAAGCCACAAGTAGAGGAGAAGGTGGGCAAGAAGTTTGATGTTTTCAAATCCAAATCTTTCACAACACAGGTTGTGGCAGGAACAAACTATTTTGTAAAG GTTCATGTGGGAGCAGATGAATATATTCATTTGAGGGTTCATAAGTCTCTTCCTCACAGTGGTGGGAAACTTGAGCTTCACAGTGTCCAGACCTCTAAAGCTCATCAGGACCCTTTAGAATACTTCTAA